The window GCCGACGAGGAGCTGCTCGAGAAGTACCTCGAGGGCAAGGAGCTCTCGGTGGCCGAGATCAAGGCGGCGCTGCGCAAGGCGACGCTCGAGTCGAAGATCGTTCCGGTGCTCTGCGGCAGCTCGTTCAAGAACAAGGGCGTGCAGCTCTTGCTCGACGCGATCGTCGACTACCTGCCGTCGCCGCTCGACAAGCCGCCCGTCGCCGGCGTCGATCCCGACGGCAAGGAGATGACGCGCAAGCCCGCCGACGACGCGCCGTTCAGCGCGCTCGCGTTCAAGATCATGACCGACCCGTTCGTCGGCGCGCTGACCTTCTTCCGCGTCTACTCCGGGACGATGCAGTCCGGCTCCTACGTCCTGAACTCGACGCGCGGCAAGAAGGAGCGCATCGGCCGTCTCCTCAAGATGCACGCGAACAAGCGTGAGGAGATCACCGAGGTCTACGCCGGCGACATCGCCGCGGCGGTCGGTCTGCGCGACACGCGCACCGGCGACACGCTGTGCGACGAGAAGAGCCCGATCATCCTCGAGTCGATCGACTTCCCCGATCCCGTCATCGACATCGCGATCGAGCCCAAGACCAAGGCGGACCAGGAGAAGCTCGCCACCTCGCTCGCCAAGCTCGCGACCGAGGATCCGTCGTTCCGCGTGCGGACCGACAAGGAGACCGGCCAGACGATCATCGCCGGCATGGGCGAGCTGCACCTCGAGATCATCGTCGACCGCCTCCTGCGCGAGTTCAAGGTCGACGCGAACGTCGGCAAGCCGCAGGTCGCGTACCGTGAGACCATCCGCAAGACGGTCGAGCAGGAGCACAAGTTCGTTCGCCAGACCGGTGGCCGCGGCCAGTACGGCCACGTCCTGATCCGCGTCGAGCCGCTGCCGCCGGGCACCGGCTTCGAGTTCAAGGACGAGGTCAAGGGCGGCACGGTCCCGCGCGAGTACATCCCGGCGGTCGAGAAGGGCGTCCGGGAGGCGTGCGAGTCCGGCGTGCTCGCCGGCTACCCGGTCGTCGACGTCCGCGTCGTGCTCTACGACGGCTCGTACCACGAGGTCGACTCGTCCGAGATGGCGTTCAAGATCGCCGGCTCGATCGCCTTCAAGGAGGCGTGTCAGAAGGCTTCGCCGGTCATCCTCGAGCCGATCATGGCCGTCGAGGTGGTCGTGCCCGAGGAGTTCATGGGCGACGTGATCGGCAACCTGAGCGGTCGGCGCGGCAAGATCCAGGGCATGGAGCCGCGCGGCGGCGCGCAGGCCATCCGCGCCGAGGTGCCGCTCAAGGAGATGTTCGGTTACGCGACCGAGCTACGTTCGATGACGCAGGGTCGCGCGACGTACACGATGCAATTCTCGCATTACGAGCCCGTGCCGCAGGCGATCTCGGAGGAGATCACCGCCAAGGCCGTCGGAGCCTAAGAGCCTAGAAAAGGAAGATCGCCGGAAGTCAGTTCGGCGCAATTGGGAGAGAGCAGCAATGGCGAAGGCAAAGTTCGAGCGCACCAAG is drawn from Candidatus Binatia bacterium and contains these coding sequences:
- the fusA gene encoding elongation factor G, whose product is MPRQAPLERTRNIGIMAHIDAGKTTTTERILFYTGVNYKIGEVHEGTATMDWMTQEQERGITITSAATQCMWRDHRINIIDTPGHVDFTMEVERSLRVLDGAVALFDSVAGVEPQSETVWRQADKYGVPRIAFINKMDRVGANFDRCVDMIRDRLRSNAVPLHVPVGTEENFRGVVDVVTMQAVVWDDDSLGAKFSTVPIPADLVDAANAAREKVVEAAAEADEELLEKYLEGKELSVAEIKAALRKATLESKIVPVLCGSSFKNKGVQLLLDAIVDYLPSPLDKPPVAGVDPDGKEMTRKPADDAPFSALAFKIMTDPFVGALTFFRVYSGTMQSGSYVLNSTRGKKERIGRLLKMHANKREEITEVYAGDIAAAVGLRDTRTGDTLCDEKSPIILESIDFPDPVIDIAIEPKTKADQEKLATSLAKLATEDPSFRVRTDKETGQTIIAGMGELHLEIIVDRLLREFKVDANVGKPQVAYRETIRKTVEQEHKFVRQTGGRGQYGHVLIRVEPLPPGTGFEFKDEVKGGTVPREYIPAVEKGVREACESGVLAGYPVVDVRVVLYDGSYHEVDSSEMAFKIAGSIAFKEACQKASPVILEPIMAVEVVVPEEFMGDVIGNLSGRRGKIQGMEPRGGAQAIRAEVPLKEMFGYATELRSMTQGRATYTMQFSHYEPVPQAISEEITAKAVGA